CCTCTGGGCACTGTGGCAGGTTGCTCACAAATGCCAGTGACAGTTTAGAGTATGATATTCCTCTATAGACCCCTGTAGTGCAGCCAGAATTTCAGAAGAAATGGAGTAAACAGGAAAGAAAACCGTGGCCAAAAATTATGAGGTGGATCAGAGCCCAACCATTCCCTTATGAGAGTAGCCCTAAATTCAGAGGCCCCAAGATGGGCAGGATAATGACCAAGGTCTTTCATGAAAAGTGGAAGAGAACAGACTCCCTTAGGTGCAGAAATATTGTTTGTTTGGGGGTCGGGGGTGTTTTAGTGTGTACGTTTTCTAAATAAATTAATGTCAAGCATTTTCCAGGATCATCTTTTCCACCCATCCCACCCTTCCAAGACACAAGGTGATACTACCTTCCCCAGCTCCAAACAGCTTGGGTAGTCACTGCAGACGGGTAAAAATGGAAGTAAACTGAAAATATACTTGGAAACATTTTTATGGTGGCTGTTTTTTCCAGCTGAGAAGCCTTTCTAATTCTAAAGTCCTAGAGAAAAGGGAACAACTAGGCACTGAGGAGAGATTTTGAAATACCCATGTACAGCAGGTTTCAATATTTCACAAGCCAGGCAAATCACAGAAGCATTCAGTCTGAATGGGAAAGATTAAGATTTTAAAAGCTTTTCTCATTGTATTCCATGGAACAAGCCAATGCTCACCTCATGAGTAACATCCATTATAAAAAGTAGATTTTGTTTGAGaattaagagcctgatcctgctctcactaaaatcagtgggacttttACTAGGGACCTCAGTGGAAGCAGAATCCAGTCCTAATGGTGTATCTAATGTTACTGCAGTGGCAgtaatcctgattttttttttttttttttttttaaagcaccagCAGGACAGAAGCCCAATACCAGATACTGTAAaaataaattgttccaattgCTAATATATTAACAGGAGCTGCACATGTTTTGCCTAAATTGAATATAAAAACATTACTGAATCAGGCTGTGATCAGAGGTGAAATAGACATTTTACAATTATTATTACTACATACAAAAGTGGACTGAAGAGAAAGCTGAATGATTAGCTCAACTTGTGAGGTATAACAACAATAACTTGGAGGACTCTCTCTGAACCAAGCACATTCTCCCTGGATTTAACCATAGTTAAAATTATCCAGTATATATTAGTAATTATTGCCAGCACACTTGGAAGACTAAGAAAAGCTAGACGGTGCATCTTATACGACTAACCACCTTTAACTGGTTTAGAAAGTGAACTAACAGGATGCAGGTTTAATCACACTGCTGGCAATATGTACTTAGCTTCAACTTGGCTTTTCTGAACTGACCAAACTTTGAAAGTAACCAGTTTAATTATAAATAATTCACAAACTTTTTTGTGCAAATTTTTTTATTTCCACATTTATATCACAATGTGTCCACTTAAAGGACCAAATAGCAAAGTTGCTCCCTTCTGCATCCCAAGAACACAGAAGTCTAGTTACTGTACATTCACTAAGGCTCTTTGTTTTTGCAAATTGCGTTTATGATGGATATCCATAAGGCAAACAATATCTAAAGGAATGGTAACAAGTATATTTCCAGCATATAAACAGGCTTCCTTTTTCCCCTCATAGAACAGTTACAAACCTGTAGCACCCTCATTACTTTTGGATTCTAGAAAAGGTGAATTTTTCTAGAAGTTTGCAGgaagggaaaaggagaaaaatgaTTTGGCTGGTGatggaagaaaaaatgttttttaaaaaaacctagttTTTGCAGCATTTCTCAGAGACTGGATTTTAACTGAAACCAGACTAAAATATGTGGATGCCTATGGAATGTTGAGCTGAAGCCAGATCGCCAACCTGCAGTGCAACACCTGCTGTTTAAAACCCAATCTTTGCACCACGTAACTTGAAAAGAACACAATCCTGTTCAGAGATCTGATGCAAATAAAAACTAGATTTTTTGCACATTGTCTCGGACATCTCATTGCCCAATCAACTCAAATTAAATCAAATAAATAGATGCATATTTTGTTAAGGTAATTTCTACAATTTTATCTGTACCTGCCTGTAATAAGATTCCGGCATTCACAAAGTGCTGGAAATCATCTTCATTTCTTGGGGACTAACACTTTTTTATAGCTGGCTTGCTATAGAGTTTTGAACTCAATTTATCAACCTTCGTATGCCTTCCTTTGCAATTTTGTTAGTAAACTGGTAGCAGCATTTCACAAAAGGAGAATTTAAAGGAAAGAGCTGTAAACAACCAGCTCCTTCATACCCTCTGCTCGTTGGCCCTGTTTGTCCAGGACAGGAGGCTCTCTCCATGTTAAGTGGCATAGTGTCTGCCATTTTTTCTAACTGCCGATGTGAGAGCATTTTAGCAAAACTGTACTCAGTCTAGGCAGACATAAGGCAGGATGTTCAATCTACCATCATCCCCATGTGGATCTAAAGATATGCACTGCGTCCAATTATACCAGTTACCCTGTGTATCATAACAGCCATTCACGCCTGGCCAGTGATGTTCACGTATTCTGTTGAGGTCATCGCTTGTGACCTCTCTTGTGACCCCAGGCAAGTCTGTGGGTTTGCTGTTAGGAGCTAGAACATGAGTCTTTCTAGCTTCTCTTCTAGTGCTTTCCTCCTGCTTTAAATATTCAGACATGAAGTAGTGAGCTCCTGGGGTTTGTACTCCTGATGAAGACAGCAAGCTACTTTGTCTGTTTAAATACGATTGAATTATTTCATTTCTGGATAACTCTTTCCAGTTCGTTTGTTCAAAAGGACTTTGCAGGTTGGGTTTTTGCTCCTGCTTGTCTGTTTCTGTCCTGTGCTGTTCAGCGACTGCAGGGATTTCTGCCTGCAAAGAATCTTTTTGTGTTAAAGGTTTTATCTGTCCTGTCATGGGATCAAACGTgagctttctttcttttaatctcACAGGTTTCACACCCCCTTCTACAACCTGCCCATCCAAATTGACTGTATGGTCTCTGGGTCTGTACCTTTTCTTCTTCTTACTATCCGAACCTGAAGCAGCATCATCACTGTCCATTTTTGAAGTGTCCGGTGAAAAGCCAACATGTGGCGTCAGAGATTCCCCAGGGTGCAAGTTAGTTTTGCAGCTAGGAGATGTGTGCTGAAGTGTCCCTGCTGTGTGCCTGTACTGGCTTTCAGAAGATGCCTGCTCCTGCCAACGTTGAGATACCTCAGTTCCTGATTGCTGAGAAACCTCCAGTCTTTTTGCTGGCATTGGAGGTGTTGATGGTTGCATCAAGGAAGGGGGTGGTGGTGATGGCACCTGTGCAGTATCTAAGAACTGGGACCTTTGAGATGGACTAGGTATTGAACCCTTTGGTGAGTATGTGATATGCTGTCGAGCAAATGTGTCATGCCTAATATTCCCAGGATTAAACGAGGAACAGCGGGGACTCTTAGGTTGGTGCTGGCCTGTGGTTTCTTCCAATTTATCATGCTGCTGAAGCACTGCAGTCTTTAATAATGAGGAGGTGCTTGAAGGTTTTACAAGTCCTGGAGAACTGGTGTGAGGTTTTACAGCATTTACTGGGATCTTACTGTGTTTGTCATTTTCACTATGTTCTGTCCTGCTGCTTTCAGGCCCTGTTTGCAGGTTTACATCTACAGGACTGGGGAAACTTCCAGGGCTCCCCGCAATCCCATTAGTTGGTGGAGGAGAAGAGTTTTGTAATACTTCATGACTACCTTTGGAAACTTTAGAAGGAGGGGGGCCCTGATGCCCATCCCTATGTTCGCCTTTCCTTTTCCGATTTCCCAGTTTTTCTGTTTTCGGGGAGTTTAGCTTTTGGATATCATTCCTGCTTTTCAATTCATTGATGGGCTTTGATCCAGTTACTACAGCAGGTGGCACTTCTGGTTTACAATTGTGTGCACCACCATTTGCTGATCCAGGTGGATTCGGCAATCCTCTTGGAACGGATTCATTCTGGGTTACAGGTTCTATCAGTTTTTGCCAATTCCGTAGCAATTTCTTGGCACGTTTGGCAAGTTCCTCATTGGACGTCTTCTTTCTTACATCATTGATGAGTTTCCCTAATCTGGTTTCCTATAAAAAGTGAGAAGAGTTGTTTTACAAAAATTTAATTCTGACCAGATAGAACGTAAGTCAAATTGTAAGATGCATTTTCACTTGTCAATGCATACCATTCTGCCAAATATCACACCAAAAATTCACAAAGAACGTAGGAGCTAAATAATATTAATCCATTAGTCTTTTTGGAAGGGATGGATTCAGCTGACCCCATGCTCCACCATTCAGGGAACCACTGTAAGTTTGATTATTCATCTCTTTTCTTTCTCCACTGGCTGAAGTGCCATGGGAGCCATCTGGGGAGAGTGGTGGGGAAGGAGTCCCTCACTCAATATGAATCTCTTGCAGGTGACCAAGGAGCATGCTCAAGTTCTGGGGAAAGATGTACACAACCCCCAGCCAGACAAGGTGTGTGTTTCACAACCACAGGCATATAGAAAGAGGGACAAGAAATCACAGACCCTTAGAGCTGATCATCACTGTTGGCTTATTGTCACATCCTACTCCACTCTCCAGAGTCAGATGGAATTTTCCCCAAGTGCTGTGGGAAGGATTTTTGGGgccaatttaaataaaattctcAGGGTGCCTAAACATGGAAGTTGTAATTTGGTTGTTCCCTCAGCAAGCCCTTTTGTATAACCAAATCTCACAGAGGGCATTTGGCATAAGAATGTTTCAGAGTGAAAAGTGAATTGAAGAATAAACCCAATGTGTATGAATCAGTGTTCTCTAGCTATGCAGTATTctcatgggggggggagggatagctcagtggtttgagcattggcctgctaaacccagggttgtgaattcaatccttgagggggccacctagggatctggggcaaaaatcagtacttggtcctgctagtgaaggcagggggctggactcgatgacctttcgcggtcccttccagttctaggaggtaggtatatctccaattatttaaaattttatttaaatttcataGGGGGAACTAACCTCACAGCCAGTCAGGGATTGGCACCGAATTGGGCATATTTCAAACTAATGTTATGGCTCTATAAAGTGATGTTATTCATAGTAGGTTATTAAAGAGAATTAGAATTTGAGCAAGAGAATAAGAAAGTGACCAGACATAAGACACGGAAGTGATGCTGCCTGAATCAGACAAGGAATTAACCAGTGGCAAATAGGGACTGCTCTGGTCCCTTACGTGAGCAGAAATTGGATTGCACCGTACACCAATATAGTTACTCCTCTGCTGGTATATGATTCAAGAAAGAGCACTCATTCCATCATGTACTGAGGTGCCAGAGGACACAGTGGGAGACCAATTACTATATCTTTGCCTTAAATTTGTAATCTCTTGTGGTTTATCTATATTTTTGTGAAAGAGCTGGAATACATTAAAGGGAATTCAAAATATATTGTACAGAAGCAATCTGTTTTCATACATAAGCATGTGTTGATTTTACATGTAAGGAGACATACCTCAAGTGCCTCTTTGGTTATGGGGTATTTCTCCAAGCTGGAGATCACTTCCAGCACTGCCACCATGTTATGGATCTGCAACAAGGAAGAGAAAGTCATTTAAATTTTCATGCATACATTTTAGTTCTCAAATAGTGCCACATTTAAAACATGTTATGTTGTATAATTACAAGAACTGAGCCCAAAATTGCCACCATATCTCCTGGCTTTAGGGAGCTGCCTGTTTGCAATACGAGGGAAAAGGACACTCCTACAGCCTACTTGGAAATTGAGGGAGCCGTTACAATCTTGCTCTTACACAAAACTAAATTCAACACACACTGTCAGAGCACATTGCCCGCTGCAGTGCTTGATTTCAAGTGAATACCCATAATAGTACCTACCTATTTTCATTCATAAAAATGTGACCAGTTTAAGCGCAAGGTACATTCACTATGTTAAAATAAAGTGAGATTGGCAAGTATAAAGACAAAACCACCCAGTTTCCACTCCTCCAGGTAAAATCCTGAATAAGCAGACTTGTGCTGTGTCCCAAATATCACACTAATTCTGTCAGATCAACAAGGAAAGCAAATTCCAGAGCACAAGACAGAGAATGCCCATCAGAGCCCCAAGTTCAAATCTAGGGTGTGTTAGCTAGGATGGCCATGCTGGTCAACTGTCAGCATAGTACTATGGGAAAGAACTCAGGATCCAAACCACAGACAGCTTATTAGGGTTACATAATAGTGTGTATATTCTACAGTGGTGGCATAGATTAaatgttaaattaaaatatttaatcttGTTCAGTCTATTAATGTACAGTACTTTTGAGAATCACTCAAATTGGTCACATGGTGGCATGTAACAAATGCTCACATACTGGACTGGCCAAATATTTTATAGCATTCTTGAAAAAAGTCTGCTGTAAAGCCAGACTGGTGAAAGCTATGTTCGTGGTCGACAAATACAGTACCACCATATGCAATAGGTGTTAAACACTGAAATTCATATCTGTCCCTGTATCCCAAACTCagtgaaaatgaaaattttacaatattttttctccccCACGAAGCCGTAACTTTAAGGGTTTCATGAAAACATGGGGCTTAACCTGCAGTTGCGCATTACTACTACTGAAGCATTATGCAGTGTGTTTAGTGCTGTAAGAGACAGGAAGAGAGAAAATCCCTGCTCCAACAAACTTACAACACAAACAGAGAAAACAAGACAAAGGCAGGAGATGTCCCAGAGGATTGTTCAGTCTGTGCTCAGACAGGTGGCTTACCATGTAAAGGAGTCTGCTCCATCAAAGGCTATCATTACAGACATTCTGCATACAGTTTACCATACAGAGAAAACTAGAAGCTGACAGAGTTCCAGTTTGAAATTAGAGTCTCGTGCAGAGAAAAGAACAGAACCAATATAAATGGTTATCATGGAGCCACAGCACATGTCTAACCTGAATTGTGGGATTAATGATCAGGGCCAGTTCATGGAGTCTGTTGATTCCAGTGGAGTCTAACCGGCACAAGCTGAGCAAGCAACCACTTTAGATCCTCCATCCCATTATACCAGTACATCTCAGGGGTAGTTCCCATCCACCTCTTCATCAAtagagctgggggggtggggagagagaagggttCTGAGGAGTCTGCTTGATGCTAGATGCCCCCAACAGCATCCTTGACTGAAAAGAAAATGGAGGGAACTCTGCCTTATTTCCTCCCCCTTCCAGAAACACAGGATTCCATAAATTGTAATGCTGGCTCTGTCAACAATAGATGTTTCGGAGAAAGCCAGCCAAGTCCAAAGTACTGTTACTTTTCCTACAGTCTAGACAAGAAACTCCCAAACCACAACCCATTGAGCATATGCTGATATGGAGAGTGGTCTGGTCATATGGTACTGCCTCTCCTTGTTTCCAgcatagggctggtctacactatggggggaaaatcgatctaagatacgcaacttcagctatgtaaataacgtagctgaagtcgaagtatcttagatcgaattacctaccgtcctcacggcgcgggatcgacgtccgcagctccccatgtcgactccgctaccgccattcgTGTTGgtagagttccggagtcaacaggagctcatttggggatcgatatattgcatctagatgagacacgatatatcgatccctgagtaatcgattgctacctgccgtaGTGAAGATGTAGCCTGAGAAAGTCATaacagctgggaggagaggtCAAATGAAGAGCAAGAGTAGTCAATCTGATTAACTCTTTCCAAGAAGAATACTCAAGacaagtaaaaataaatatatacttTCCTATAACTTTTCCTGTAAGGATTTAATGTTGCTGCCATAGGAATATTATGCAATTAAATGGGAATTAAGATGGGACCCAAAAAAATCTGAGCATTAAAGTGTTATCTATACTATGAAAGAGCTTGGGAACTGCTGGTTTGGAAAGACTTTTCTAACAGCAACAGTGAAAACATAATTTCAGAGTTATTTCTAAGGATCACTTCACAAAATGTGTTAGTTATACCAGAGATCTACCTGTGTAAAACAGTAACTTCTCCATGTGCTTCCTGAATGAATTTTCATAATATTTTGAGAAAAATCTATATAACAGTGACTCATTTTCACAGAGGGGTAGATCCTGAGCAAAGTCTAAAAACCTCAGAATAAACCATAGTAAGAGTTTAAAACTAGAAAGAGAAGCAAGAAACAGTATGCCCACTAGGTGTCCTCCAATTGTCACAGCGAGTAACAAATCTCTGCTTTATGAGCTCTAAACTCAGTTTCAAACACTTGCTATTCTCAGCGCCAGTAATTCCAAAGCTATGCTATTTTACATATAGGATAGCAAGGAGTTATTCCACAAATTTATATCACATTAAAACACTTGGTGCCATGTTTTCAAATGGGCCTCAGTGCAACCTTCATCTGTGCATATGCAGCTTTATGCATACACATTGCATCTGTGCGCAAAACAATTTGTGTACACACTTAGCATAAGTGAGAT
This sequence is a window from Mauremys reevesii isolate NIE-2019 linkage group 26, ASM1616193v1, whole genome shotgun sequence. Protein-coding genes within it:
- the MED26 gene encoding mediator of RNA polymerase II transcription subunit 26 isoform X4; the encoded protein is MVAVLEVISSLEKYPITKEALEETRLGKLINDVRKKTSNEELAKRAKKLLRNWQKLIEPVTQNESVPRGLPNPPGSANGGAHNCKPEVPPAVVTGSKPINELKSRNDIQKLNSPKTEKLGNRKRKGEHRDGHQGPPPSKVSKGSHEVLQNSSPPPTNGIAGSPGSFPSPVDVNLQTGPESSRTEHSENDKHSKIPVNAVKPHTSSPGLVKPSSTSSLLKTAVLQQHDKLEETTGQHQPKSPRCSSFNPGNIRHDTFARQHITYSPKGSIPSPSQRSQFLDTAQVPSPPPPSLMQPSTPPMPAKRLEVSQQSGTEVSQRWQEQASSESQYRHTAGTLQHTSPSCKTNLHPGESLTPHVGFSPDTSKMDSDDAASGSDSKKKKRYRPRDHTVNLDGQVVEGGVKPVRLKERKLTFDPMTGQIKPLTQKDSLQAEIPAVAEQHRTETDKQEQKPNLQSPFEQTNWKELSRNEIIQSYLNRQSSLLSSSGVQTPGAHYFMSEYLKQEESTRREARKTHVLAPNSKPTDLPGVTREVTSDDLNRIREHHWPGVNGCYDTQGNWYNWTQCISLDPHGDDGRLNILPYVCLD
- the MED26 gene encoding mediator of RNA polymerase II transcription subunit 26 isoform X1 codes for the protein MFCSLCSKSRSVKDWQSLFRAVMFQNVFCPLSLTPARTQPSGQQQKIHNMVAVLEVISSLEKYPITKEALEETRLGKLINDVRKKTSNEELAKRAKKLLRNWQKLIEPVTQNESVPRGLPNPPGSANGGAHNCKPEVPPAVVTGSKPINELKSRNDIQKLNSPKTEKLGNRKRKGEHRDGHQGPPPSKVSKGSHEVLQNSSPPPTNGIAGSPGSFPSPVDVNLQTGPESSRTEHSENDKHSKIPVNAVKPHTSSPGLVKPSSTSSLLKTAVLQQHDKLEETTGQHQPKSPRCSSFNPGNIRHDTFARQHITYSPKGSIPSPSQRSQFLDTAQVPSPPPPSLMQPSTPPMPAKRLEVSQQSGTEVSQRWQEQASSESQYRHTAGTLQHTSPSCKTNLHPGESLTPHVGFSPDTSKMDSDDAASGSDSKKKKRYRPRDHTVNLDGQVVEGGVKPVRLKERKLTFDPMTGQIKPLTQKDSLQAEIPAVAEQHRTETDKQEQKPNLQSPFEQTNWKELSRNEIIQSYLNRQSSLLSSSGVQTPGAHYFMSEYLKQEESTRREARKTHVLAPNSKPTDLPGVTREVTSDDLNRIREHHWPGVNGCYDTQGNWYNWTQCISLDPHGDDGRLNILPYVCLD
- the MED26 gene encoding mediator of RNA polymerase II transcription subunit 26 isoform X2; amino-acid sequence: MTAAPAPSPQQIRDRLLQAIDPQSNIHNMVAVLEVISSLEKYPITKEALEETRLGKLINDVRKKTSNEELAKRAKKLLRNWQKLIEPVTQNESVPRGLPNPPGSANGGAHNCKPEVPPAVVTGSKPINELKSRNDIQKLNSPKTEKLGNRKRKGEHRDGHQGPPPSKVSKGSHEVLQNSSPPPTNGIAGSPGSFPSPVDVNLQTGPESSRTEHSENDKHSKIPVNAVKPHTSSPGLVKPSSTSSLLKTAVLQQHDKLEETTGQHQPKSPRCSSFNPGNIRHDTFARQHITYSPKGSIPSPSQRSQFLDTAQVPSPPPPSLMQPSTPPMPAKRLEVSQQSGTEVSQRWQEQASSESQYRHTAGTLQHTSPSCKTNLHPGESLTPHVGFSPDTSKMDSDDAASGSDSKKKKRYRPRDHTVNLDGQVVEGGVKPVRLKERKLTFDPMTGQIKPLTQKDSLQAEIPAVAEQHRTETDKQEQKPNLQSPFEQTNWKELSRNEIIQSYLNRQSSLLSSSGVQTPGAHYFMSEYLKQEESTRREARKTHVLAPNSKPTDLPGVTREVTSDDLNRIREHHWPGVNGCYDTQGNWYNWTQCISLDPHGDDGRLNILPYVCLD
- the MED26 gene encoding mediator of RNA polymerase II transcription subunit 26 isoform X3, translating into MRMNVLFPLLKIKKIHNMVAVLEVISSLEKYPITKEALEETRLGKLINDVRKKTSNEELAKRAKKLLRNWQKLIEPVTQNESVPRGLPNPPGSANGGAHNCKPEVPPAVVTGSKPINELKSRNDIQKLNSPKTEKLGNRKRKGEHRDGHQGPPPSKVSKGSHEVLQNSSPPPTNGIAGSPGSFPSPVDVNLQTGPESSRTEHSENDKHSKIPVNAVKPHTSSPGLVKPSSTSSLLKTAVLQQHDKLEETTGQHQPKSPRCSSFNPGNIRHDTFARQHITYSPKGSIPSPSQRSQFLDTAQVPSPPPPSLMQPSTPPMPAKRLEVSQQSGTEVSQRWQEQASSESQYRHTAGTLQHTSPSCKTNLHPGESLTPHVGFSPDTSKMDSDDAASGSDSKKKKRYRPRDHTVNLDGQVVEGGVKPVRLKERKLTFDPMTGQIKPLTQKDSLQAEIPAVAEQHRTETDKQEQKPNLQSPFEQTNWKELSRNEIIQSYLNRQSSLLSSSGVQTPGAHYFMSEYLKQEESTRREARKTHVLAPNSKPTDLPGVTREVTSDDLNRIREHHWPGVNGCYDTQGNWYNWTQCISLDPHGDDGRLNILPYVCLD